GGTCGGACGGCTGAGGCCCTTGTGGGACCGGCGCTACCGGTCCCGCCCGACATGTCGATCCGATTCTCGAGAGCTTAGGCGACGACGGTGGTGACGACGCCCGAGGCGACCGTCCGCCCACCCTCGCGGATGGCGAAGCGCAGACCCTCTTCGATGGCGATCGGGGTGATCAGCTCGATATCCATCCGGATGTTGTCACCCGGCATCACCATCTCGACGC
The window above is part of the Bacillota bacterium genome. Proteins encoded here:
- the tuf gene encoding elongation factor Tu (EF-Tu; promotes GTP-dependent binding of aminoacyl-tRNA to the A-site of ribosomes during protein biosynthesis; when the tRNA anticodon matches the mRNA codon, GTP hydrolysis results; the inactive EF-Tu-GDP leaves the ribosome and release of GDP is promoted by elongation factor Ts; many prokaryotes have two copies of the gene encoding EF-Tu), yielding VEMVMPGDNIRMDIELITPIAIEEGLRFAIREGGRTVASGVVTTVVA